atgaGACGAGTTTAAGGCGGAATTTTTTAAGGAATATCGAACTTTGgccgatctttctaagcttaaggacgagttgcgtgccttgaggcaagggtcaatggatttaaaccctctcaaatccgttttcttatcgaagacccaattttgcccaaagtatgtcgggaatgaccacatgttgaaggaagacttttaccgaaccttgaacgatctttaccaagaaaagattagtaggaactcggtaaaaacttttgacgagttgtttgacatgaCGAAGGGTTTTGAGACTCTTGTCCTAAAGaagagtggttccgatgttagtaagcgaaagtccgaaactacgatgcattcgaacaaaaAGAGTAAGGGTATTTCTGAGGGTGTCGGAAGCATGAAGAAGAGTGGTACCAGTGGTTttatacccacgtgttataattgtggacaaTGGGGTCATTTTTGGCGTGAATGTACGAATGCGACTTCTAACAAGATTGTATGTTTTaattgccggaaggagggacaccgaaagtcggcgtgtctggaattagttggtgatgcatgagaacctgacgacgaTGTTCAGGTACTTTTCGATATTTCTATTGAAAGGTATTTATGATTTTGTttgatgcattttgtgttagtgcgtattgcgatgaggggtagcgttccttatggaattaccctatgatgatggtcgggttgacgggcaaagggcgtaagacttggtggttccaagcattccttagtgttgggcgaaagattttaccaagccatgagaatgggctttggtgCTGTTTTGGTAGCTCGTAGTCGCTTTTGTGTTGTAATTGATGAAACATAAGTTTCGTCGAGGACGGATGACTTAAGGTCACTTTAGTGTTGTaatgggtgacatcggatgaatggaacccACAAAGTCGAGTCTttcggtctcgatgaatgttgGTAGTGGAGTCTAGGTGACGCGATGtctggtgcctctttcatacctgcaagctTAATGTTCGACTTCGGCGATGTtgtagttacattgtacttagggtaccggagagaaacctttaggtacatgagtgactaggtggagctttaacaagctatggcaatcggaggattgcaaggATAACGTTTGTGTAAATTGtaatgaactcttcgttcgaagtgattAAGTATAGGTTAtgatcctttgtatgctcaaggttggagcaagatgtggtgatgggtcgtgtgaacccaattattagaaaagtctaccttttggtagcattgtacggttgtacaaggtgcgtgttgtgttggCTTTATGTCGTTGCTTAAATAATGCCAACGGGTGACGGTGAACGTAaatttctagtgtgcgaaatgaattctTGAGAATTCGGGTACTACGACCGATGGATAGAATGGTCACGTGGTTCGGAGTATGTTAATTATCGCGAAATGTTGTTACCACGACGATGTGGTTATGGGACGtttttccaagtgggggagttacactcccacacgaggaggttttaATGTGAAATTTTGGATAATGCTCATGTTAGATCCGGAGTTAGTGCCGGGACCTaggttggtcgatttgtggtagagtacaattttggctaAATTGTGTTTATTGGTTTGGATGTGAATTACTACTCGAGGTAGTAATGTGGTTAAGCTCATTAAAAGATAAATGGGCGGGCTCATTGAGCAAGGTAAGGTCCCGTAGTTGAGGGACGGTGTGCcaaattctcttttagagaatcgtaTTCTTGAACCTATATGTTTTACGCGATCGTGATAGCGATGTTTGTGCATACGTATGGTTTCGTGTGCGGGAGATTCCAAGTtgagtggaatgattctaagtatgctatacttagtttgtttgtgtattgtggcaagtgctatccaattgcaaggattcacttttcgttggccacagTTGgaatgtgataagtagtaagtgttattcgttaggattcgcttttcgttggctacttattggtttgtggaatgcgttttccgttaggaatcgcttttgtttggccatgtgtgaggagaggtaagtgtgatccgtaaggatgcgctttttgtcggcctcttcttgcgtagtggtaagtggttaacgtttgatatACCGCTTTTTGTAGGATACGTACGCGTGaggatgtggggcaagtggtatccaatcgtggggattcacttttcgtcggctccatTGTATTGTTTGTTGGCCATGTTATcggtgtgttgttactttagcgatgtacatgataagggtacgctaaagtgattgctaactcggtacgagatttggaatgttagcatgtgtatgtcatgcggtcgaggcatgAGTTCGTCCCGGTTCAGGGATGAAGCGAGATTTTGTACTCGGTTGAtagatttggtaaatcacggatgatgatttaaatcggaaGGGTAACTTTTGAGTAAAGTCGCCTAAAGGAGTTGAGCGAAATCTTTGGATTTGTGGGAATTGTTGTGGACATCGAATTTGGACGTATGtcggaggaccatagagtgtgggtcctGTTAGTTAAGTGGcaaggatcacggggacgtgatccaacttaagtgggggagagttgtaacaccccgtttttcgtaGCGCGCATGTTCCGAGATGTGTTTAAATGATGaagtatattattttattaataatataatgtttgAGGTGTCGGATGTTGGAAACGTGGAGAATGGAGCGTGTAAAGAGAGGTTATGCGCACTTTCACCAATTTGGTCATAACTTTCTCATACGAACTCGGATTGAGGCGAATCAAAAGCCCAGACGACTGTAATTCGAGCCCGGACATTTTTAATTTCAAGTTGTGAGCTGGAAGGTTCTAGGAGCACCGCTCCTGGCCTAGGAGCACCGCTTTTGGCCCTGAGTGGGTGCTGTTGGAATTTTTAAAAGAGTTAAAttaggggtatttgtgtcttttcacttgggaACGGATCTGTAGCCATAAAATCAATTTtagatctagttttggatcatatttcacatccacaaacactcccatttcatctagagagagagatttctagagagagatttggagatttggagaagaaggagcttgaatcgatcaaaatctcgagtgttaaagttgttcatctcgctcctagctacgttgtggtagtattggtaagctctaactccgaatttcattgttggatttgatattcaaagttaggattttgattgtgtgttcttgaataagacccactagttgataaatgggtgattaagctagtaaatggtgttgataaccattgttggcgggttttgggttggttgataaaattgattagttgataatcatgttcggatgttatatcactagttaacttaggttataagtgattaattgtgtaggcttgcaaaatgggtgttttgacttgagattaggtcaaaacgggttttgtgtaaattgatgcaagtaatatgttttgatgatgaaaccttgagtaaaatgagttgttgaaacataatcactagtcgattgtgattatgggggtttccgggtgagatttgacttagggtgcgtttgtttgcctcttaatggaatggttcagcactgaatgctgaaccattcagcattcagtgcgtttgtttctgacctctgaatgacatatggtgctgaatggttcagaatttagctctgaaccattcagagatgaaacactctcttaaccattaagagcctaaattatcTATAATATTCTCCTCAAATCATATCTTGATCacctaactaacaagtatattggattttttattcatgtcacacgttaataaggtagttttagtcagttcatatcgttcattctaaataattatcaaacatctaattttcattcagagcaaaccttattcagaggctctggaccattcagattctgaatcattcagcgctaaatcattcagttttatcaaacgcactctTAGTCAAAGTGGgagtaagtgctaatgggtcgaaattgcacttatggtgttttgggcataatctagagtgtttagcttatttgtttgtgaattacttaggtgatttacttttggacgattaggagctcaagcgggattggctctacaagtaaccgaggtgagtggaatacttatacgtttatgtatataatttgcttGCTTGCGTGTGAAGTGACAAGTATTATTCGGTAGAATACACTCTCTTGTGGGCCACTTTGGGATTGGGGACGCGTGgcgagtgatatccggaaggattgactctttgttgaccacgtttgacttgtgtTATGTGGCGAGTGTCATCCGTTAGGATGCACTCCTCGTCGGCCACTTGTTGGAGAATGGTAAGTATTTACCATCCTCTCGTGATATGGGCTTAAAGGtcattgttgacgataccatatccttgtTTGTGTTGTTTTGGAGATGAgggattaaagttcgatgttgacgatacctcatgtatggattcaaagttcgatgttgacgatgccataccactattgtagtgatgcgtgatgagggcttaaagttcgatgttgatgatacctcatgtgtgggtttaaagttcgttgttgacgataccacatcatATTTGTATTGGCTTgcgatgaggggttaaagttcgatgtgacgatacctcatatgtgggtttaaagttcggtgttgacgataccacattaagcatgatgagtgggttttaagttcgatgtcgaCGATACCACTCATGGAATTGGAATTTGGTACTAAtatatgttatgaacatcgatgactcttTCAAAGGGGATTATTCCCTCGTGATCTTGATTAACCGGTGGTTTGTACGTATTTATATTTAGCAATTATTATTGATGCAGACcttatgctattgatgttggcaTGTTGTATGCACGgttatatgattatatgtattgcTAATGACGTGTGTTATTTGTGTAGGTGAATGCAAGTAgtcgaattatgtatgtatgcgtataagtattgcattcactgagcattagcttaccctctcgttgtttacatttttaggttcggaagcggagttggcaagggtatgctcgggatttagacgATTTCCCTTttggttgcttgcttggattacttttggatttgacctaggattgggtagtttatccccaaacatcatgctcgtcgtttgtttgaaaattaaactcatttgggtcgaaatcgctactctaatgtatttaacgggtcgttggagtcccaagggtcgtTGTGCCCGTTTGGTTGTCAAATTACTTTTATTTGATAAGTAAAATGTATTTTGAGTCATATTGgtcttgttgttgggatttttgggTGTAATCTTACGTTGGAGCGTTTGGGTTAGGATGACACTTAGATAAAATTCAGAACTGCACTTCCCAGGTACAGGAGTGCCGCTTTTGTGgtaaaagcgccgctcctggtcaGTCTTTGGTGGTGTTTTTCATCAGGCAGTAGAAGCGCCGCTTTtggcatcaaaagcgccgctcttgggtattcaaaagcgccgcacctaggcttggtgcgccgctcctgtcttttaaaaaaaaagaaaattgaCCGGTTTTAATTAAACGGTTTGGAGTCGTTACAAAGAGGGTAGAGTGATTCTCACACATCACTTTTTGATCCATTTACACTTTTTTctcataaaatgataattatacccCTAGAGTGTTGaacatatattattattgtaagtataattAAGAGAAAAATAAATAATTTGGTGTACATAGATTAAAAATTGTTGTGTGAAGATCACCTCCCATGCGAGAGGGGTGATTAACCGGATAGAACATACAGTATATATTATTACTCCACTAAATTGCTTAGTCTTACCGGcttacccatatggccatatatacACACTTAATAGTCAGTATAGTGAAGTCAAATATTTAAAGCTCAAATAGAGTAGTATGTCTACAACCACTGGCGGTGGGATATATAAGTTGGTGTGGTCAAATGACaccaacgaaaaaaaaaaaaaaaaaaagtaagctAGTAGTTATATAATTTTGTAGGTAAAAATTGTGGTTTCTTAAGAATTGACAGACTACAACTCCTAATCTCCTATCTCGACCTTTTCAATATTAGCTATTTGTGtaaaaaacaaaataataataataaagttatgataATCGCACTACCAGTTTCTACCACTTTAACCGTTTTCTGCTACTAAGTGGTAGTAGTCAATAATTGCTACCTGCATATATTAATTACATAGTAGTTAATATGTACTGTAacattattttaaattaacaaaaaCTTACTTTTGTCTTTATACAGTTAATAACATTCCTGTAAGTGAAACAACAGTACTAGTTCTAGCCAGGAAGAAAGAGAAGCTAGTTTTAAACTCGAGTAAGTATTTACTCGTAATGCATGAATTTATTATAATCGTCGCGTGTTATTTTATGTTGATTTGAACCTAAATTTCAATATTGAAAATTGATACACTAATTGAAAACTGAAGTAACATTGACAATAGGATTCTAAATTAAAATAATGGTCCTCTTCTTGTTACCAAAATGAAAACTAGCCCTAGATATGGATATGATGATATATCATTGAACATAAACAAGCTTAATTATTCACTATATATAGTACTCTTGATTCTTGATAATTCCACCTGGGAAGAACATATTTAAACTTTTAGGAAAAACAATATCATACCGAGATCTAACATGATCATCGCTTGCTTTAAGTAAAAATTAATTTACATATATCTCAGACTTCAAGTATTACCATCTTGTTGAGGCGACGACGACGAAAACGATTTtcgcttcttcttcttctggtaGCTAATCCCTCTTGCTTTCGATTGCAAATCACGGATCTCGCGTAAGTAGAGCTTCACATCACGTGCCCCAAAAGGGTTCGTGTCAGAAGCTCCACCGTTTTCTTCATAGGCCGCTCTGAGGCGGCCAATTAGGGCATCCAGACTACCCCAAGCTTGTCTCAGAGGACAAGGACATGGGGCAGGTGGATTTGGATGCCCGTAAAAAGGACATATTAAAGTGTGAACTTTAGTCTTTCCAAATTGATCCAAGTAACAAAGAAACTCAATCACATTCGTACCATTACATTGTGAGAAAAAGAGTGGTGGATTGTGGTTTCTTAGATACTGACAAAATGTGTTCCAATCACGGCGCTTTTGGTTTTCGTAGCGGCTCGGGGTTGTGGTGGTCGATGCCGGAGAAGTGGATGAGGTGGACCCGGATGCCACGGTGGTTAAGTTGTTGAAATCTTGGTGAGTATAGTTATAGTGATGTGCAAAGGGATCCATTattttcaagttagggtttttagtttGGAATATTGAAACTTTTTGATGTATATCATCTAGGATTTTGTTGATTGAGGTAAATCTTTACTCATGTGGGAAGATCTAAGACATGATAGTTGTCTTTTTGTCTTTCTTTTTTTGGGAACTTTTTTATTGTGTCTAGGGTTTCCTCTTTAAACAAGAGCAGTGAGAATAAATAAACAACAGAGCTTCCTAAAATAGGGCAAAAGGGTACCTTGCTATAACTGTAGTATTACACTATAACTGTAGTTTTACACTATGACTATTGGTCAATATTCGTCACAAACGACAACACTAAAAGTTGCTTTATCAAACTCTCGTGCAATGAAAGAAAAATAAGATACGTAATTAACAACACAAGTACCTATTTTTGTAGCGTCATATTTTCTTTTTcactatattaaaattaaaacattattaattaaacggAATAAAGTATTGTTTTTTATGTTCATGCTACATATGAAAGCTATTGATATTTGAACATGATCGATATCTCCTATGAGAATATTTGAGTTCCACTAGGCACTAGTAGACTATCTTATCTTAATTTAGATAATGAGACGCTAGGAATTTAGCCTGAAATTTCAACCAACTTATCATATGTTCCCTTAATTATAAAATATACACGAACACATGAATGAGAATGTATCGGATATAAATCGAATTATACAATATTCACATTCATATTTGTTAACTAAATTTcatgcatatatataaatattgatttaattttaattcatctACCGATGAATTATTCGGGTTAATGAATATTCAACGAATAGTTCATCTTCTTTCAATTTATCAATATTAAAAGTCATAACttgttataaattatataattacttAAGAATAAGTCGTAACGTATATAACTTACATGCTATAAATCACCCAACGGACTAgtcaatatatatgcaaatatacgaTCTAATGACAACATAAACAACATACATATCAGAACATGATTATCTTTATGGGTACGTTATCGAAATATAGTTAAATGTAGAAGGAAATACCGCGTCAttaattatagttaatattatagaTTTGATGCAATATAAAAgtaaaatgaatatgta
The window above is part of the Rutidosis leptorrhynchoides isolate AG116_Rl617_1_P2 chromosome 1, CSIRO_AGI_Rlap_v1, whole genome shotgun sequence genome. Proteins encoded here:
- the LOC139880805 gene encoding protein LIGHT-DEPENDENT SHORT HYPOCOTYLS 2-like, which translates into the protein MDPFAHHYNYTHQDFNNLTTVASGSTSSTSPASTTTTPSRYENQKRRDWNTFCQYLRNHNPPLFFSQCNGTNVIEFLCYLDQFGKTKVHTLICPFYGHPNPPAPCPCPLRQAWGSLDALIGRLRAAYEENGGASDTNPFGARDVKLYLREIRDLQSKARGISYQKKKKRKSFSSSSPQQDGNT